A genome region from Arthrobacter sp. V1I9 includes the following:
- the tatC gene encoding twin-arginine translocase subunit TatC, translating into MALWDHLKELKNRLIKSAIGVVIGGIGGWILYDPLLKALADPVNRISQQTGGLSAINFGTIASPFDFKLQMSLLIGVVISSPIWIYQLWAFITPGLTSKERRYTLGYMAAAVPLFLAGIWAGWLVVPQVVRALTQFTPDGSSSVIDARTYIEFVTRMVLVLGIAFLVPVVLVGINMAGVISGQTILKAWRITVFLVFVLAAIAAPGADAISMFMLAGPLLVLFFAAIGVCLMNDKRRARRQAKRMAETEATADVATPGSELKNL; encoded by the coding sequence ATGGCTCTTTGGGACCACCTCAAAGAGCTGAAGAACCGGCTGATTAAGTCGGCTATCGGCGTCGTCATTGGCGGCATCGGAGGCTGGATACTTTACGATCCGCTGCTGAAGGCGCTGGCTGATCCGGTCAACCGCATCTCCCAGCAGACCGGCGGGCTCTCGGCGATCAACTTCGGTACCATCGCCTCTCCGTTCGACTTCAAGCTTCAGATGTCGCTCCTCATCGGGGTGGTCATTTCGAGTCCCATCTGGATCTACCAGCTGTGGGCGTTCATCACCCCGGGCCTCACGTCCAAGGAGCGGCGCTACACACTGGGCTACATGGCCGCTGCCGTCCCGCTGTTCCTTGCCGGTATCTGGGCGGGGTGGCTTGTGGTGCCGCAGGTGGTCAGGGCCCTGACCCAGTTCACGCCGGACGGTTCGTCCAGCGTGATTGATGCGCGCACCTACATCGAGTTCGTGACCCGCATGGTCCTGGTGCTGGGCATAGCCTTCCTGGTCCCCGTCGTGTTGGTAGGTATCAACATGGCCGGAGTTATCTCCGGCCAAACCATCCTCAAGGCCTGGCGCATCACCGTGTTCCTGGTGTTTGTCCTGGCGGCCATCGCGGCCCCCGGCGCTGACGCCATCTCCATGTTTATGCTTGCAGGCCCGCTGCTGGTGCTCTTTTTCGCCGCCATCGGGGTCTGCCTGATGAACGACAAGCGCAGGGCACGCCGGCAGGCCAAGCGGATGGCGGAAACCGAGGCAACAGCGGACGTCGCCACCCCGGGCAGTGAGCTGAAGAACCTCTAA
- the tatA gene encoding Sec-independent protein translocase subunit TatA yields MGRLFDGPWPIVIIIVVALLLFAAPKLPAMARSLGQSMRIIKSEVKEMKNDGKTESTDASGPVEGTIVNHPQAKPGEPTDGTDVPPSNRA; encoded by the coding sequence GTGGGAAGACTCTTTGATGGCCCCTGGCCCATCGTAATTATCATTGTTGTTGCTTTGCTTCTTTTCGCCGCACCCAAGCTTCCGGCCATGGCCCGCAGCCTCGGACAGTCAATGCGGATCATCAAGTCCGAAGTCAAGGAAATGAAGAACGACGGCAAGACCGAGTCCACTGACGCCTCAGGCCCGGTGGAAGGCACCATCGTGAACCACCCCCAGGCGAAGCCCGGCGAGCCGACCGACGGCACTGACGTTCCGCCGTCGAACCGCGCCTGA
- a CDS encoding YafY family protein, which produces MSASRTERLLNLLIALLNTRYGLRRSELRETIYRDTPGNEASFGRMFERDKSDLRKFGFDVETLTDLGWSEDDPATTRYRIGKESNRLPDVQLGPEEWTVLLLASQLWERAALGTAAQSALRKLQASGAMADVQLPAGVQPRIKPAGQAFDDLVAAMHAKHPVAFTYLAGSTGTEEQRTVEPWGLGSRFGHWYLAGYDRARKAPRHFRLSRFTSAVTTLEREEFTPPRDFNIRQELDRLPELPLRTAVVDVREGRLLALRRRAVESGNAPDAAKDNTPFQQPEAGYERISLQYRDPEVMAEELASYGPDALAAAPAELAHAVRRRLRAAADFSAAAVPQFQFAAVPARPVRARTSEDQLKRMLQLVPFLVHNQGLHIQDVADRFGISRKELEDDLQILICSGLPEGYPDDLLDIQWEDDHVYITQDLDLTQPVRFTVEEACALLAGLETLNSLPEVAEGGALESVTLKLLAAAGEEGLRAASLAGPEVAPADAATHATVRQAIESGSQLRLRYLAPQRDSVSERDVDPLRLYSLDNIWYFEAYCHSVEGLRNFRLDRVQDIHPNGRPVPAGTTPAKGVPAKLFTAKDDDTIVTVQLTRQGRGLADDYYAERTAELDDGGLVAEIRFGNTAWLPMFVAQHGGSARILAPAELADAARTWLAAALARYGG; this is translated from the coding sequence GTGTCCGCATCCCGTACTGAACGCCTCCTGAACCTGCTGATCGCCCTGCTCAACACCAGGTACGGCCTGCGCCGCAGTGAACTGCGCGAAACGATCTACCGTGACACCCCCGGCAATGAGGCATCCTTCGGCCGCATGTTCGAACGGGACAAAAGCGACCTTCGCAAATTCGGGTTCGACGTCGAAACCCTGACCGACCTGGGCTGGAGCGAGGATGACCCCGCCACCACCCGCTACCGCATCGGCAAGGAATCCAACCGCCTGCCGGACGTCCAGCTCGGACCGGAGGAGTGGACAGTACTTCTCCTGGCCTCCCAACTCTGGGAGCGCGCAGCCTTGGGCACAGCCGCCCAGAGTGCGCTGCGGAAGCTGCAGGCGTCCGGTGCCATGGCGGACGTCCAACTGCCCGCCGGGGTCCAACCCAGGATCAAGCCCGCCGGCCAGGCCTTCGACGACCTGGTTGCAGCGATGCATGCCAAGCACCCCGTCGCGTTCACCTACCTTGCCGGCAGCACCGGAACCGAGGAACAACGGACCGTCGAGCCTTGGGGCCTGGGAAGCCGTTTCGGGCACTGGTACCTCGCGGGCTACGACCGGGCCCGGAAGGCACCCCGCCATTTCCGGCTCTCCCGCTTCACCAGTGCGGTCACCACCCTTGAACGGGAGGAATTCACGCCCCCGCGCGACTTCAACATCCGGCAGGAACTGGACCGCCTGCCGGAGCTGCCGCTGCGCACCGCCGTCGTGGACGTCCGGGAGGGGCGCCTGCTGGCTTTGCGCCGCCGCGCCGTTGAAAGTGGCAATGCGCCGGACGCTGCCAAGGACAATACCCCGTTCCAGCAACCCGAAGCCGGCTACGAGCGGATCAGCCTGCAGTACCGGGACCCGGAGGTCATGGCTGAAGAGCTGGCGTCCTATGGCCCTGACGCCCTGGCCGCGGCTCCCGCCGAACTGGCCCATGCCGTGCGGCGCAGGCTCCGCGCCGCAGCTGACTTCAGCGCCGCCGCCGTTCCCCAGTTCCAGTTCGCGGCTGTGCCCGCCCGTCCCGTCCGCGCGCGCACCTCGGAGGACCAGCTCAAGCGGATGCTCCAGCTGGTGCCCTTCCTGGTGCACAATCAGGGCCTGCACATTCAGGATGTTGCTGATCGCTTCGGCATCAGCAGGAAGGAACTGGAGGATGATCTGCAGATCCTCATTTGTTCCGGCCTGCCGGAGGGATACCCCGACGACCTGCTGGACATCCAGTGGGAGGACGACCACGTCTACATCACCCAGGACCTGGACCTGACCCAACCTGTCCGCTTCACCGTGGAGGAGGCCTGCGCCCTCCTGGCCGGGTTGGAGACGCTGAACAGCCTGCCGGAGGTAGCAGAGGGCGGCGCCTTGGAATCAGTAACGCTTAAGCTCCTGGCGGCCGCCGGCGAGGAGGGGCTACGTGCAGCCTCCCTTGCCGGGCCGGAAGTGGCGCCTGCTGATGCCGCAACGCACGCCACCGTACGGCAGGCCATCGAGTCGGGGTCCCAGCTGCGCCTGAGGTACCTGGCTCCGCAGCGGGACAGCGTCTCGGAACGCGACGTGGACCCGCTGCGCCTCTACTCCCTGGACAACATCTGGTACTTCGAGGCCTATTGCCACTCCGTGGAAGGGCTGAGGAACTTCCGCCTGGACCGCGTTCAGGACATCCACCCGAATGGCCGGCCCGTGCCGGCAGGGACCACGCCCGCCAAGGGGGTTCCGGCCAAACTCTTCACCGCCAAGGACGACGATACGATCGTCACCGTCCAGCTCACCCGGCAGGGGAGGGGGCTCGCGGACGACTACTACGCGGAACGCACCGCAGAGCTCGACGACGGCGGGCTGGTGGCTGAGATACGGTTCGGCAACACGGCATGGCTTCCGATGTTCGTGGCCCAGCATGGCGGTTCCGCCCGGATCCTGGCGCCCGCGGAGCTTGCCGACGCGGCCCGCACCTGGCTGGCGGCGGCGCTGGCCAGATACGGCGGTTAG
- a CDS encoding FKBP-type peptidyl-prolyl cis-trans isomerase yields MSFGQRDFDRQKPEIDFPEGDVPTELVITDLIEGDGREATAGDTVSTHYVGVAWSTGEEFDASWGRGAPLDFRVGVGQVIQGWDQGLLGMKVGGRRRLEIPSELAYGSRGAGGAIKPNEALIFVVDLVGVR; encoded by the coding sequence ATGTCTTTTGGACAGCGCGATTTTGACCGCCAGAAGCCCGAAATCGATTTCCCCGAGGGCGATGTCCCCACGGAACTCGTCATCACCGACCTCATCGAAGGCGACGGCCGCGAAGCCACGGCCGGAGACACGGTTTCCACCCACTACGTGGGCGTAGCCTGGTCCACCGGTGAAGAATTCGACGCCTCCTGGGGCCGCGGTGCGCCGCTGGACTTCCGCGTCGGAGTCGGCCAGGTCATCCAGGGCTGGGACCAGGGCCTCCTGGGCATGAAGGTAGGTGGCCGCCGCCGCCTCGAAATCCCCTCCGAGCTTGCCTACGGTTCCCGGGGCGCCGGTGGAGCCATCAAACCCAACGAAGCCCTGATCTTCGTGGTTGACCTCGTGGGCGTTCGCTGA
- a CDS encoding FKBP-type peptidyl-prolyl cis-trans isomerase: MRRLLALLLPALLMLTACGGSTTESEPTSKSAGETAKFDSLKLTDNGDKKAPGVEFAKPLEVAEPTIKVVTEGDGEAVKANQIANISILALNATDGSTLEDTFPREPEPLELNEELKTGSEVIYNALVGAKVGSSLALAVPGRAAAAAPSPSGGASPSPSAATEPTQLLIIKVLSASDVTPALEKPEGETVTPPAGLPTVTEKDGIPEINVKGVAAPTALVSQDLIKGNGATVKESDTLTVNYVGVTLVGGKKFDSSFDRGEPASFPLTGVIKGWTQGLAGKTVGSRVLLVIPKDLAYGDAGQGEAKGDLVFVVDILGAK, encoded by the coding sequence GTGCGCCGACTACTAGCACTCCTTCTTCCCGCTTTGCTGATGCTGACCGCCTGTGGCGGTTCGACAACAGAGTCGGAGCCCACCAGCAAGTCTGCTGGTGAGACTGCGAAGTTCGACTCCCTCAAACTGACCGACAACGGGGACAAAAAAGCTCCCGGCGTGGAATTCGCCAAGCCGCTCGAAGTCGCTGAACCCACCATCAAAGTGGTCACCGAGGGTGACGGCGAGGCGGTGAAGGCAAACCAAATTGCCAACATCTCCATCCTTGCCCTGAATGCCACGGACGGATCCACGCTCGAGGACACCTTCCCCAGGGAGCCCGAGCCCCTGGAGCTCAACGAGGAACTGAAAACCGGCAGCGAGGTCATTTACAACGCATTAGTTGGCGCCAAGGTCGGTTCCAGCCTTGCCCTCGCCGTTCCCGGTCGGGCCGCTGCTGCTGCCCCCAGCCCCTCCGGCGGTGCCAGCCCGAGCCCGTCAGCCGCAACCGAGCCCACGCAGCTCCTCATTATCAAGGTGCTTTCCGCTTCGGACGTAACCCCTGCGCTGGAGAAGCCCGAAGGTGAAACGGTGACCCCGCCCGCCGGCCTGCCTACCGTCACCGAGAAAGACGGCATCCCCGAGATCAACGTCAAGGGTGTCGCCGCTCCCACCGCGCTGGTATCCCAGGACCTCATCAAGGGCAACGGCGCCACCGTTAAGGAATCTGACACCCTGACAGTGAACTATGTCGGCGTCACCCTCGTGGGCGGCAAAAAATTCGACTCGAGCTTTGACCGGGGCGAGCCTGCGAGCTTCCCGCTGACCGGCGTCATCAAGGGCTGGACCCAGGGCCTTGCCGGCAAGACCGTGGGCTCACGCGTCCTGCTGGTCATCCCCAAGGACCTGGCCTACGGCGATGCCGGCCAGGGCGAGGCCAAGGGCGACCTTGTCTTCGTAGTGGACATCCTCGGAGCCAAGTAG
- the pafA gene encoding Pup--protein ligase — protein sequence MDKRIFGIETEFGISYSSPDSRPLAPEEVARYLFRKVVSWGRSSNVFLTNGSRLYLDVGSHPEYATAECDDLAQLIAHDRAGELILDDLVDEAQARLAAEGFNGTVYLFKNNTDSAGNSYGSHENYLIPRRGEFSRLAEILIPFLVTRQLIAGAGKILKTPHGATFAFSQRADHIWEGVSSATTRSRPIINTRDEPHADAEFYRRLHVIVGDSNMSEATALMKVGTVDLVLRMIEAGVIMRDMRMENPIRSIREISHDLSGRALVRLANGRQLTALEIQQEYLTKVTAFVKEHGPHNPHVPVILDLWERTLKAIESGDTRGIDTEIDWAIKKKLMDKYRERHGLGLDAPRIAQLDLTYHDISRSRGLYYLLQSRGAVRRIVDDTVIKDAVDAPPQTTRAKLRGDFVRRAQELGRDYTVDWVHLKLNDRAHQTILCKDPFRSVDDRVDALLDSMG from the coding sequence ATGGACAAGAGAATCTTCGGCATCGAAACGGAATTTGGGATCTCCTATTCCAGCCCCGACTCGAGGCCTCTTGCCCCGGAGGAGGTGGCCCGGTACCTCTTCCGCAAGGTGGTCAGCTGGGGCCGTTCATCCAACGTTTTCCTTACGAACGGCTCCAGGCTGTACCTCGATGTTGGGTCCCATCCCGAGTACGCCACGGCCGAGTGTGACGACCTCGCGCAGTTGATCGCCCACGACCGGGCCGGGGAGCTGATCCTCGACGACCTCGTGGACGAGGCACAGGCACGCCTCGCCGCCGAGGGGTTCAACGGCACCGTCTACCTGTTCAAGAACAACACGGACTCCGCCGGGAACTCCTACGGCAGTCACGAAAATTACCTTATTCCCCGCCGGGGAGAGTTCTCCCGGCTGGCCGAGATCCTGATCCCCTTCCTGGTCACCAGGCAACTCATCGCCGGCGCCGGGAAGATCCTGAAAACGCCGCACGGGGCAACCTTCGCCTTTTCCCAGCGGGCGGACCATATCTGGGAGGGCGTGTCCTCAGCCACCACCCGGTCCCGGCCCATCATCAACACCCGGGATGAACCGCACGCGGATGCCGAGTTCTACCGCAGGCTTCACGTTATCGTCGGCGATTCCAACATGTCTGAAGCCACTGCCCTGATGAAGGTGGGCACGGTGGACCTCGTCCTGAGAATGATCGAGGCCGGAGTCATCATGCGCGACATGCGGATGGAAAACCCCATCCGCAGCATCCGCGAGATTTCGCACGACCTCAGCGGCCGGGCGCTGGTCCGGCTCGCCAATGGACGCCAACTCACCGCACTGGAGATCCAGCAGGAGTACCTCACAAAAGTAACAGCGTTCGTCAAGGAACACGGCCCCCACAACCCCCACGTTCCGGTGATCCTCGACCTCTGGGAACGCACGCTGAAGGCGATCGAAAGCGGCGACACCCGCGGCATCGACACCGAGATCGACTGGGCCATCAAGAAGAAGTTGATGGACAAATACCGGGAACGTCACGGCCTCGGCCTGGACGCCCCACGGATAGCCCAGCTCGACCTGACGTACCACGACATCTCCAGAAGCCGCGGCCTGTACTACCTGCTGCAGTCCCGTGGGGCCGTGCGGCGCATCGTGGACGACACGGTCATCAAGGACGCCGTCGACGCGCCGCCCCAGACCACCCGCGCGAAGCTCCGCGGCGACTTTGTCCGGCGGGCGCAGGAGTTGGGCCGGGACTACACCGTGGACTGGGTGCACCTGAAACTGAACGACCGGGCGCACCAGACCATCCTGTGCAAGGATCCGTTCCGCAGCGTCGATGACCGCGTGGATGCCCTTCTTGACTCTATGGGCTGA
- the prcA gene encoding proteasome subunit alpha: MTQQFYVSPEQLMKDRADFARKGIARGRSVAVISCADGIALVAENPSPSLHKIGEIYDKIAFAAVGKYNEFESLRQAGVRYADVRGYSYDREDVTARGLASVYAQSLGAVFTAEQKPFEVELAVAEVGPTQAEDHLYRLTFDGSIADEHQFVVMGGQADKVSAAIEDGWRSSLSFAEALRLAMGALVPAAESGEQPKALPPKAVEVAVLYRSSQTSRGSRRAFRRLDDADITALLA; the protein is encoded by the coding sequence ATGACCCAGCAGTTTTACGTATCGCCTGAACAACTGATGAAGGACCGTGCGGATTTCGCACGGAAGGGCATAGCCCGCGGCAGGTCCGTTGCTGTCATCAGTTGCGCCGACGGCATTGCGCTGGTGGCCGAGAATCCGTCGCCGTCCCTGCACAAGATTGGCGAGATCTACGACAAGATAGCGTTCGCCGCCGTCGGGAAGTACAACGAATTTGAGAGCCTTCGGCAGGCCGGGGTCAGGTACGCGGACGTCCGGGGCTACTCCTACGACCGGGAGGACGTTACCGCCCGCGGCCTCGCCAGTGTTTATGCACAAAGCCTCGGCGCCGTGTTCACCGCGGAGCAGAAGCCGTTCGAGGTTGAACTCGCAGTAGCGGAGGTAGGTCCTACCCAGGCGGAGGACCATCTCTACCGCCTGACCTTCGACGGCTCCATCGCCGACGAGCACCAGTTTGTCGTGATGGGCGGGCAAGCAGACAAGGTGTCCGCAGCCATTGAGGACGGCTGGCGCAGTTCATTGAGCTTTGCCGAGGCCCTGCGCCTTGCAATGGGGGCATTGGTTCCGGCGGCCGAGAGCGGCGAACAGCCGAAGGCCCTTCCCCCGAAGGCTGTGGAAGTTGCCGTCCTGTACAGGTCGTCCCAGACCTCGCGCGGCTCGCGGCGCGCCTTCCGCCGGCTTGATGACGCGGATATCACTGCACTGCTGGCCTAG
- the prcB gene encoding proteasome subunit beta — protein sequence MQESTAHQVAANATSSFTEHLQRDRPELLPYNRGVQSAAPGTAPLQVPHATTIVAMSYAGGVLMAGDRRATMGNVIASRHIEKVFPADRYSVLGIAGTAGIAIDLTRLFQVELEHYEKIEGTLLSLEGKANRLGAMIRGNLPLAMQGLAVVPLFAGFDTGAGVGRLFSYDVTGGRYEEHEHHTVGSGSVFARGALKKLWRPNLSEAEAVSVAVEALYDAADDDSATGGPDTVRQLWPVIYTVDRAGARRVAENVLAAAAHTVIEARTSAGREA from the coding sequence GTGCAGGAATCAACCGCCCACCAGGTAGCCGCCAACGCCACCTCGTCCTTTACGGAACATCTGCAGCGGGACCGGCCCGAACTCCTGCCGTACAACAGGGGAGTTCAGTCCGCTGCGCCCGGAACCGCGCCGCTGCAGGTTCCGCACGCCACCACCATTGTGGCCATGAGCTACGCCGGCGGGGTGCTGATGGCGGGGGACAGGCGGGCCACCATGGGCAATGTGATCGCCAGCAGGCACATTGAGAAAGTTTTTCCCGCCGACCGTTACTCCGTCCTGGGCATCGCGGGCACTGCCGGCATAGCCATTGACCTCACCCGTCTCTTCCAGGTGGAACTCGAGCACTACGAGAAGATTGAGGGCACCCTTCTTAGCCTGGAGGGTAAGGCCAACAGGCTCGGAGCGATGATCCGCGGCAACCTGCCCCTCGCCATGCAGGGACTCGCCGTTGTGCCGCTCTTCGCCGGGTTCGATACCGGCGCCGGCGTGGGAAGGCTCTTCTCCTATGACGTCACCGGCGGCCGGTACGAGGAACACGAGCACCATACGGTCGGCTCCGGCTCCGTTTTTGCCCGTGGAGCCCTGAAGAAGCTGTGGCGGCCAAACCTGAGCGAGGCGGAAGCGGTCTCCGTCGCCGTCGAAGCCCTCTACGATGCGGCGGACGACGATTCCGCCACGGGAGGACCGGACACAGTCCGTCAGCTATGGCCGGTCATCTACACCGTGGACCGGGCCGGGGCACGGCGGGTTGCCGAAAACGTGCTCGCCGCGGCCGCGCATACTGTCATCGAAGCCCGCACCAGCGCCGGACGGGAGGCTTGA
- a CDS encoding ubiquitin-like protein Pup, which translates to MAGQEQQQPQSRDSQVDEDIPEAPPAPPEAQASASTEGVDDLLDEIDGVLESNAEEFVRAFVQKGGQ; encoded by the coding sequence ATGGCAGGCCAGGAGCAGCAGCAGCCGCAATCGCGCGACAGCCAGGTCGACGAGGACATTCCCGAGGCCCCGCCGGCGCCGCCTGAAGCGCAGGCATCAGCATCAACCGAAGGCGTGGACGACCTCCTCGACGAGATCGACGGAGTTCTCGAATCCAACGCCGAGGAATTCGTACGCGCATTCGTCCAAAAGGGCGGTCAGTAA
- the dop gene encoding depupylase/deamidase Dop: MTAAPEPAAGGALPAGGAMRVMGAETEYGIHAPSAPSANATMMSARVVQAYAQVTRQRAAGGAETRWDYTDEEPLHDARGWTVDRGSAHPSQLTDQPPVLDAEAVALAYGREELELDGQDESGTLLMNMVLGNGARLYVDHAHPEYSSPEVTNPHDAVTWDAAGDLVALATVRRLALDPDLPQVNLYKNNTDNKSVSYGSHENYLMPRSVPFGDIVRGLTPFFISRQILCGSGRVGIGQDASTPGYQISQRADFFEAEVGLETTIRRPIINTRDEPHATADKYRRLHVIIGDANLSQVSNYLKFGTTAMVLSLIEAGLAPKIEVYEPVAALQTVSHDTSLTATMRLLDGRRVTALDLQWMYHEAAAKLAQDTGVGDAIDGDGHTHDVLDRWATVLTQLDSDKAAAASSVEWLAKLSLLEGYRDRDGLAWNDARLGLIDLQWADIRPEKGLYYRFLARNRMDRIVDDGAIAAAVGEPPPDTRAFFRGKCISNFGKDVVGASWDSVIFDVPGYGRLQRVPTREPLRGTKALTGALFQRYREAGPFLAELLGHNSAPPAA; encoded by the coding sequence GTGACGGCTGCGCCGGAGCCCGCCGCCGGGGGCGCCCTCCCCGCGGGCGGGGCCATGCGTGTCATGGGAGCAGAAACCGAATACGGGATCCATGCCCCGTCCGCCCCGTCGGCGAACGCAACCATGATGAGCGCGCGGGTGGTCCAGGCCTATGCCCAGGTGACACGCCAGCGTGCCGCCGGCGGAGCGGAAACGCGGTGGGACTACACCGACGAAGAGCCCCTTCACGACGCGAGGGGCTGGACAGTGGACAGGGGCTCGGCCCACCCCAGCCAGCTGACCGACCAGCCGCCGGTGCTGGACGCGGAAGCAGTGGCACTGGCCTACGGCAGGGAGGAACTGGAGCTCGACGGGCAGGATGAGTCCGGAACCCTCCTGATGAACATGGTCCTGGGTAATGGTGCCAGGCTGTACGTGGACCACGCCCACCCCGAGTATTCAAGCCCTGAGGTGACGAACCCGCATGATGCCGTCACGTGGGACGCCGCGGGTGACCTCGTTGCGCTGGCAACAGTACGGCGTCTGGCCTTGGACCCCGACCTGCCACAGGTGAACCTCTACAAAAACAACACAGACAACAAATCGGTGTCCTACGGGTCACATGAAAACTACCTCATGCCCCGCTCCGTTCCGTTTGGGGACATCGTTCGCGGCTTGACGCCATTCTTCATCAGCCGCCAGATCCTTTGCGGGTCCGGCAGGGTGGGGATCGGCCAGGACGCTTCCACCCCTGGCTACCAGATCAGCCAGCGGGCCGATTTCTTCGAGGCAGAAGTGGGCCTCGAAACCACCATCCGCCGTCCCATCATCAACACCCGGGACGAGCCGCACGCGACGGCCGACAAATACCGCCGCCTGCACGTCATCATTGGCGATGCCAACCTCAGCCAGGTCTCTAATTACCTGAAGTTCGGGACCACGGCCATGGTCCTCAGCCTCATCGAGGCGGGGCTCGCGCCAAAGATTGAGGTTTACGAGCCGGTGGCCGCCCTCCAAACGGTGAGCCACGATACGTCCCTCACCGCAACCATGCGGCTGCTGGACGGCCGTCGCGTGACGGCACTCGACCTCCAGTGGATGTACCACGAAGCAGCCGCCAAGCTGGCGCAGGATACAGGTGTCGGTGATGCCATCGACGGCGACGGGCACACCCATGACGTCCTGGACCGCTGGGCCACCGTACTTACGCAGCTGGACAGCGACAAGGCCGCGGCGGCCAGCTCGGTGGAATGGCTGGCCAAGCTCTCGCTCCTCGAGGGTTACAGGGATCGCGACGGCCTGGCGTGGAACGACGCCCGGCTCGGGCTCATTGATCTCCAGTGGGCGGACATCAGGCCGGAAAAGGGCCTCTACTACCGGTTCCTTGCCAGGAACCGCATGGACAGGATTGTCGACGACGGCGCCATAGCGGCTGCCGTGGGCGAGCCGCCGCCGGACACCCGTGCGTTCTTCCGCGGAAAGTGCATCAGCAACTTCGGCAAGGACGTAGTAGGTGCCAGCTGGGACTCAGTGATCTTCGACGTCCCGGGCTACGGCAGGCTCCAGCGAGTGCCTACCAGGGAGCCTCTTCGGGGAACCAAAGCCCTGACCGGAGCGTTGTTCCAGCGCTACCGGGAAGCGGGCCCGTTCCTCGCGGAGCTCCTGGGACACAACAGCGCTCCGCCTGCGGCATAA